One region of Bosea sp. 29B genomic DNA includes:
- the mutS gene encoding DNA mismatch repair protein MutS produces MRHTKPDDIAEAKTAAAADAGRVTPMMAQYVEIKANNPDCLLFYRMGDFYELFFRDAEIASRTLGIVLTKRGKHLGEDIAMCGVPVERADDYLQKLIAAGHRVAVCEQTEDPAEAKKRGAKSVVKRDVVRLVTPGTITEERLLDPGRASLLVAVARRRLSDEVYAYGIAAVDISTGRFAVLETDQRGLAVELARLEPREIVCPDAIHDDPELKEFWRDVAAPVTPLAREGLDPASGERRLKEFFGVATLDAFGAFSRAEIAAAAAALAYVERTQLGARPPLSPPVREGMSATMLIDAATRANLELTRTLAGERAGSLLATIDRTETPGGSRLLAERLAGPLTDSAAIGRRHDAVTLLVETPSLREALRRDLSRVPDIARALARLSLDRGGPRDLAALGAGLEAARGVAAALLRQGDLPDELREAALALGRTDPDLATRLSTTLADELPLLKRDGRFVRESFDPALDELRLLQVDSRKVIAQLQARYAAETDCRTLRIKHNSMLGYFVEVPQAVGETFLREPWRAVFVHRQTMSDAMRFSSVELGELEAKIASAADRALKLELSIFAALTEAVLAQAEPIKAAAQALAVIDVAAALAELAIDGGWTRPQVDDSAAFTVKAGRHPVVEAALKRQGQPFVANDSELSASGKSRDGRICLITGPNMAGKSTFLRQNALIAVLAQMGSFVPAQDAHIGIVDRLFSRVGAADDLARGRSTFMVEMVETAAILNQAGPRALVILDEIGRGTATFDGLSIAWAAIEHLHEANRCRALFATHYHELTALAERLDRVANATVRVTEWNGEVVFLHEVVPGAADRSYGIQVAKLAGLPLAVVERARAILSELEKSEREKPVAALVDDLPLFAVQMRKPVPAVTPDTGPDELREALAGLDPDEMTPREALEALYKLKRLN; encoded by the coding sequence ATGCGCCACACAAAGCCAGACGACATCGCGGAAGCCAAGACCGCAGCTGCGGCCGACGCCGGCCGCGTCACGCCGATGATGGCGCAGTACGTCGAGATCAAGGCCAACAATCCGGACTGCCTGCTGTTCTACCGGATGGGCGATTTCTACGAATTGTTCTTCCGGGACGCCGAGATCGCCTCGCGCACCCTCGGCATCGTGCTGACCAAGCGCGGCAAGCATCTGGGCGAGGACATCGCCATGTGCGGCGTCCCGGTCGAGCGCGCCGACGACTATCTGCAGAAGCTGATCGCCGCCGGCCATCGCGTCGCCGTCTGCGAGCAGACCGAGGACCCGGCCGAGGCCAAGAAGCGCGGCGCCAAATCGGTGGTGAAGCGCGATGTCGTCCGCCTCGTCACCCCCGGCACCATCACCGAGGAGCGCCTGCTCGACCCCGGTCGGGCGAGCCTGCTCGTCGCCGTCGCCAGGCGCAGGCTCTCGGATGAGGTCTATGCCTATGGCATCGCTGCCGTGGACATCTCGACCGGCCGCTTCGCCGTGCTCGAAACCGACCAGCGCGGCCTTGCCGTCGAGCTCGCCCGCCTGGAGCCGCGCGAGATCGTCTGCCCCGACGCGATCCATGACGATCCCGAGCTCAAGGAATTCTGGCGCGATGTCGCCGCTCCCGTGACGCCGCTGGCGCGCGAGGGGCTCGATCCGGCCTCCGGCGAGCGGCGGCTGAAGGAGTTCTTCGGCGTCGCCACGCTCGATGCCTTCGGCGCCTTCAGCCGTGCCGAGATCGCCGCCGCCGCGGCTGCGCTCGCCTATGTCGAGCGCACCCAGCTCGGCGCCCGCCCGCCCTTGTCGCCGCCCGTCCGCGAGGGGATGAGCGCGACCATGCTGATCGACGCGGCGACCCGCGCCAATCTCGAACTCACCCGTACCCTCGCGGGAGAGCGCGCCGGCAGCCTGCTCGCCACCATCGACCGGACGGAAACGCCGGGTGGCAGCCGCCTGCTCGCCGAGCGTTTAGCCGGGCCATTGACCGATTCAGCCGCCATCGGCAGGCGGCACGATGCCGTGACGTTGCTGGTCGAGACGCCCTCGCTGCGGGAGGCGCTGCGGCGCGACCTGTCGCGCGTGCCCGATATCGCCCGCGCTTTGGCACGGCTCTCGCTCGACCGCGGCGGCCCGCGCGATCTCGCGGCGCTCGGCGCCGGGCTGGAGGCTGCACGCGGCGTCGCCGCCGCGTTGCTGCGCCAGGGCGATCTGCCCGACGAGTTGCGCGAGGCGGCGCTGGCGCTGGGCCGCACCGATCCCGATCTGGCGACGCGCCTCTCCACCACGCTCGCGGACGAATTGCCGCTGCTGAAGCGCGACGGCCGCTTCGTGCGTGAAAGCTTCGATCCGGCGCTAGACGAGCTCCGGCTACTCCAGGTCGATTCGCGCAAGGTGATCGCGCAGCTGCAGGCGCGCTATGCCGCCGAGACCGATTGCCGGACGCTGCGCATCAAGCACAATTCCATGCTCGGCTATTTCGTCGAGGTGCCGCAGGCCGTTGGCGAAACCTTCCTGAGGGAGCCCTGGCGCGCGGTCTTCGTGCATCGCCAGACCATGTCGGATGCGATGCGCTTCTCCTCGGTCGAGCTCGGCGAGCTCGAAGCCAAGATCGCCTCCGCCGCCGACCGGGCGCTGAAGCTGGAGCTCTCGATCTTCGCCGCCCTGACCGAGGCGGTTCTCGCCCAGGCCGAGCCGATCAAGGCGGCGGCGCAGGCGCTCGCGGTGATCGATGTCGCGGCCGCCCTGGCCGAACTTGCCATCGATGGTGGCTGGACGAGGCCTCAGGTCGACGACAGCGCCGCCTTCACCGTCAAGGCCGGCCGTCATCCCGTGGTCGAGGCGGCGCTCAAGCGCCAGGGCCAGCCCTTCGTCGCCAATGACAGCGAGCTGTCCGCGTCAGGCAAAAGCCGCGACGGGCGCATCTGCCTGATCACCGGCCCGAACATGGCGGGTAAATCGACCTTCCTGCGCCAGAACGCGCTGATCGCGGTGCTTGCCCAGATGGGTTCTTTCGTGCCGGCGCAGGATGCCCATATCGGCATTGTCGACCGGCTGTTCTCGCGCGTCGGCGCCGCTGACGATCTGGCGCGGGGCCGCTCGACCTTCATGGTCGAGATGGTCGAGACCGCCGCGATCCTCAACCAGGCCGGACCGCGGGCGCTGGTCATCCTCGACGAGATCGGCCGGGGCACCGCGACCTTCGACGGTCTCTCGATCGCCTGGGCCGCGATCGAGCATCTGCACGAGGCCAATCGCTGCCGGGCGTTGTTCGCGACGCACTACCATGAGCTGACCGCGCTGGCCGAGCGGCTCGACCGCGTCGCCAACGCCACCGTCCGCGTCACCGAGTGGAATGGCGAAGTCGTCTTCCTGCACGAGGTCGTGCCGGGCGCGGCCGATCGCTCCTATGGAATCCAGGTCGCCAAGCTTGCCGGCCTGCCGCTGGCCGTGGTCGAGCGCGCCCGCGCCATCCTCTCCGAGCTGGAGAAGAGCGAGCGCGAAAAGCCGGTCGCGGCCTTGGTCGACGATCTCCCGCTCTTCGCGGTGCAGATGCGCAAGCCGGTGCCGGCAGTGACGCCAGACACCGGTCCCGACGAATTGCGCGAGGCGCTCGCCGGGCTCGATCCCGACGAGATGACGCCGCGCGAGGCGCTGGAGGCGCTCTACAAGCTCAAGCGGCTGAACTAA
- a CDS encoding TIGR03862 family flavoprotein, which produces MSGPDVAIIGAGPAGLIAAEQLAGAGHTVAIYERMASPARKFLLAGRGGLNLTHSEPLDALLGRYGEARPWLEPAIRAFPPQALRDWADGLGAESFVGSSGRVFPKAMKASPLLRAWLARLDGLGVQLHAGRLWTGWDKNGALRFSVRGGGEEIVKPRTTLLALGGASWPRLGADGSWVELLATKGVAIAPLRPANAGFSVAWSALMRDKFAGLPLKRIALGFAGQRVLGEAMIDARGIEGGAVYALSGPLREAIARDGLAILTIDLRPDLTEPDLATRLAKRRPGETLSNHLRKAAGLSPVAAAVLREAETGPLPAEPEALARLIKAAPLRLTGMASLARAISTAGGVGTGEIDRHFMLKCLPDTFIAGEMIDWEAPTGGYLLQACFATGVAAAEGIGRRLSSAA; this is translated from the coding sequence TTGAGCGGACCGGACGTCGCCATCATCGGCGCCGGCCCGGCCGGGCTGATCGCGGCTGAGCAGCTGGCCGGGGCCGGCCACACGGTCGCGATCTACGAACGGATGGCCTCGCCGGCGCGCAAATTCCTGCTGGCTGGGCGCGGCGGGCTCAACCTGACGCATTCCGAACCGCTCGACGCCCTGCTCGGCCGCTATGGCGAAGCCCGCCCTTGGCTTGAGCCGGCGATCCGGGCCTTCCCGCCGCAGGCGCTGCGCGACTGGGCCGACGGGCTCGGCGCGGAGAGCTTCGTCGGTTCGAGTGGGCGCGTCTTTCCCAAGGCGATGAAGGCTTCCCCGCTCTTGCGCGCCTGGCTGGCGCGACTCGATGGGCTCGGCGTCCAGTTGCATGCTGGGCGGCTGTGGACGGGCTGGGACAAGAACGGGGCGCTCCGGTTCTCCGTCCGCGGCGGCGGCGAGGAGATCGTGAAGCCGCGCACGACCCTGCTGGCGCTCGGCGGGGCGAGCTGGCCGCGGCTTGGTGCGGATGGCTCCTGGGTCGAACTTCTGGCGACGAAGGGCGTTGCCATAGCGCCGCTGCGTCCGGCCAACGCCGGGTTCAGCGTGGCGTGGTCGGCATTGATGCGAGATAAATTTGCCGGCTTACCATTGAAGCGGATTGCTCTGGGCTTTGCCGGCCAGCGCGTCCTCGGCGAGGCGATGATCGATGCCCGCGGCATCGAAGGCGGGGCGGTCTATGCCCTGTCCGGTCCGTTGCGCGAAGCGATCGCCCGAGATGGCCTAGCGATCCTGACGATCGATCTGCGCCCCGACCTGACCGAGCCTGACCTTGCAACCCGGCTGGCCAAGCGTCGGCCAGGCGAGACGCTGAGCAACCATCTGCGCAAGGCGGCGGGGCTTTCGCCGGTGGCGGCGGCTGTGTTGCGCGAGGCGGAGACGGGACCGCTGCCTGCTGAACCTGAAGCGCTCGCGCGCCTGATCAAGGCGGCGCCATTGCGTCTCACCGGCATGGCCTCGCTCGCCCGCGCGATCTCGACCGCCGGCGGCGTCGGCACGGGCGAGATCGATCGGCACTTCATGCTGAAGTGCCTGCCCGACACATTCATAGCCGGCGAAATGATCGACTGGGAGGCACCCACCGGCGGCTATCTCCTGCAGGCCTGCTTCGCCACGGGGGTGGCGGCGGCAGAGGGGATCGGGCGTAGGCTTAGTTCAGCCGCTTGA
- a CDS encoding GMP reductase, whose amino-acid sequence MRIENDPKLDFRDVLIRPKRSTLGSRAEVDVNRSFRFAHTGREWSGFPLIAANMDVVGTMAMARALLKHGAMVALHKHYDADELITFFKEEGSANAFYSLGTTDSDHDKLKAVHAKAPIDKICLDVANGYTEKFVDTVKATREAFPNAAIMAGNVVTGDMTEALILAGADIVKVGIGPGSVCTTRKMTGVGYPQLSAIIECADAAHGLKGLVCGDGGLTVPGDVAKAYGGGSDFVMMGGMLAGHDECEGEIRYETRNGEKVPVAMVFYGMSSDTAMKRYSGGVAKYRASEGKTVEVPYRGPVEGTMQEIMGGVRSAMTYIGAVRLKEMPKRTTFIMVGSQLNTVFGN is encoded by the coding sequence ATGCGCATCGAGAACGATCCGAAACTCGACTTCCGCGACGTGCTGATCCGTCCGAAGCGCTCGACGCTCGGCAGCCGCGCCGAGGTCGACGTCAACCGGAGCTTCCGCTTCGCGCATACCGGCCGCGAATGGAGCGGCTTTCCGCTGATCGCCGCGAATATGGACGTGGTCGGCACCATGGCGATGGCGCGAGCCCTGTTGAAGCACGGCGCCATGGTCGCCCTGCACAAGCATTACGACGCCGACGAGCTGATCACCTTCTTCAAGGAAGAGGGATCGGCCAACGCCTTCTATTCGCTGGGCACGACCGATTCCGACCATGACAAGCTGAAGGCGGTGCATGCCAAGGCGCCGATCGACAAGATCTGCCTCGACGTCGCCAATGGCTACACCGAGAAGTTCGTCGACACCGTCAAGGCGACGCGCGAGGCCTTCCCGAACGCGGCGATCATGGCCGGCAACGTCGTCACCGGCGACATGACGGAAGCGCTGATCCTGGCCGGCGCCGACATCGTCAAGGTCGGCATCGGCCCGGGTTCGGTCTGCACCACCCGCAAGATGACCGGCGTCGGCTATCCGCAGCTCTCGGCGATCATCGAATGCGCTGACGCCGCCCATGGCCTGAAGGGCCTGGTCTGCGGCGATGGCGGCCTGACCGTGCCGGGCGACGTCGCCAAGGCCTATGGCGGCGGCTCCGATTTCGTGATGATGGGCGGGATGCTCGCCGGCCATGACGAATGCGAGGGCGAAATCCGCTACGAGACTCGCAATGGCGAGAAGGTGCCGGTCGCGATGGTGTTCTACGGCATGTCCTCGGACACGGCGATGAAGCGGTATTCCGGCGGCGTCGCCAAATACCGGGCCTCCGAGGGCAAGACCGTCGAGGTGCCCTATCGTGGCCCGGTCGAGGGCACGATGCAGGAGATCATGGGCGGGGTGCGTTCGGCGATGACCTATATCGGCGCCGTCCGGCTCAAGGAGATGCCGAAGCGCACGACCTTCATCATGGTCGGCAGCCAATTGAACACCGTGTTCGGCAATTGA
- a CDS encoding metalloregulator ArsR/SmtB family transcription factor: MLHQPEQLDLMFQALADPNRRQMVQRLCEGPASVSELAQPLQMTLSAVVQHLAVLEGAGLVRTQKIGRVRTCQLDTQALRAAERWISERRALWERRFDRLGAFLAEQDQDLKD; encoded by the coding sequence ATGCTTCACCAACCAGAGCAGCTCGACCTGATGTTCCAGGCGCTGGCGGACCCGAACCGCCGGCAGATGGTGCAACGGCTCTGCGAGGGGCCGGCGAGCGTCAGCGAGCTTGCCCAGCCCTTGCAGATGACGCTGTCGGCGGTGGTGCAGCATCTCGCCGTTCTGGAAGGAGCGGGGCTGGTGCGTACGCAGAAGATCGGGCGGGTCCGCACCTGCCAGCTCGACACGCAGGCACTGCGAGCGGCGGAGCGCTGGATCAGCGAGCGCCGCGCCCTCTGGGAGCGACGCTTCGATCGGCTCGGCGCCTTCCTTGCCGAGCAGGACCAGGATTTGAAGGACTGA
- a CDS encoding SRPBCC family protein: MTERSAIHADFTIERRYPASPARVFAAFADPVAKRRWSTCHDEGGLGEYSLDFREGGFETMRGAPGPGSVYAMRAIYHEIVPRERLVYSYEMFRDDLRISVSLVTLEFRGEGAGTRLVFTEQSVFLDGHDSPQMREQGTGIGFDRLAAELARETTPA; this comes from the coding sequence ATGACCGAACGGAGCGCCATCCACGCCGATTTCACCATCGAGCGGCGCTATCCGGCGAGCCCGGCCCGCGTCTTTGCCGCCTTTGCCGATCCGGTCGCCAAACGGCGCTGGTCGACCTGCCATGATGAGGGCGGGCTCGGCGAATACAGCCTCGATTTCCGCGAGGGCGGCTTCGAGACGATGCGCGGTGCGCCCGGACCGGGCAGCGTCTATGCGATGCGGGCGATCTATCATGAGATCGTGCCGCGTGAGCGCCTCGTCTACTCCTACGAGATGTTCCGCGACGATCTGCGCATCTCGGTCTCGCTGGTGACGCTGGAGTTCCGCGGCGAAGGCGCCGGCACCCGCCTCGTCTTCACCGAGCAGTCCGTTTTCCTCGACGGCCATGACAGCCCGCAAATGCGCGAGCAGGGCACCGGCATCGGCTTCGACCGGCTCGCGGCGGAATTGGCGCGGGAAACCACGCCCGCCTGA
- a CDS encoding glutathione S-transferase family protein codes for MSLTLYFHPLSCYCQKVLVALYENGTPFTPKLVNLGDPGERAEFLALWPIGKFPLLADGARLVPESSVIIEYLALHHAGPEAVLPENPVAALDVRRLDRFFDLYVTTPMQKIVLDRIRPADSKDPPGVEEARQMLKRAYGVLEAEFDGRTWATGESFSMADCSAAPALFYAERCVSFQGGYPRLAAYFECLRTRPSFARVLAEAEPFFQFFPRNPGDAELFR; via the coding sequence ATGTCTTTGACGCTCTATTTCCATCCACTGTCATGCTACTGCCAGAAGGTGCTGGTGGCGCTCTACGAGAACGGCACGCCGTTCACGCCGAAGCTGGTCAATCTCGGCGATCCCGGCGAGCGCGCCGAGTTTCTCGCACTCTGGCCGATCGGCAAGTTCCCGCTGTTGGCAGACGGTGCGCGGCTGGTGCCCGAGAGCAGCGTGATCATCGAATATCTCGCTCTGCACCATGCCGGCCCGGAGGCGGTGCTGCCGGAGAATCCGGTTGCGGCGCTCGATGTCCGCCGGCTCGACCGCTTCTTCGATCTCTATGTCACCACCCCGATGCAGAAGATCGTGCTCGACCGTATCCGCCCTGCGGACAGCAAGGACCCGCCCGGCGTCGAGGAGGCCAGACAGATGCTGAAGCGCGCCTATGGCGTGCTCGAAGCCGAGTTCGACGGCCGGACCTGGGCGACGGGCGAGAGCTTTAGCATGGCCGACTGCTCGGCCGCGCCGGCCCTGTTTTATGCCGAGCGCTGCGTCTCGTTCCAGGGCGGTTATCCGCGCCTTGCCGCCTATTTCGAGTGCCTGCGGACAAGGCCGTCCTTCGCCCGTGTGCTGGCCGAAGCCGAGCCCTTTTTCCAGTTCTTCCCGCGCAATCCCGGCGATGCCGAGCTTTTCCGCTAG
- a CDS encoding SRPBCC family protein, which produces MTSNPVVHASFTLERSYAASPARVFAAFADPAQKRRWFAEGEGWEIEQFDVDFRVGGHERSRFRFQGGPPITNDSVYQVIQPNERIILAYTMTIDGAPISGSLLTMEFVPEGSGTKFVFTEQGAYLDGKDAPVQREEGSRELLEALAKLLGEPVNTAA; this is translated from the coding sequence ATGACCAGCAATCCCGTCGTCCATGCCAGCTTCACCCTCGAGCGCAGCTATGCCGCATCCCCGGCACGCGTCTTCGCTGCCTTCGCCGACCCCGCGCAGAAGCGGCGCTGGTTCGCCGAAGGGGAGGGCTGGGAGATCGAGCAGTTCGACGTCGATTTCCGTGTCGGCGGCCATGAGCGTAGCCGCTTCCGCTTCCAGGGCGGCCCGCCGATCACCAATGACAGCGTCTACCAGGTGATCCAACCGAACGAGCGTATCATCCTCGCCTACACAATGACGATCGACGGCGCACCGATCTCGGGCTCGTTGCTGACCATGGAGTTCGTCCCCGAGGGCAGCGGCACGAAATTCGTCTTCACCGAGCAGGGCGCCTATCTCGACGGCAAGGACGCTCCCGTCCAGCGTGAGGAGGGCTCGCGCGAGCTGCTCGAGGCGCTGGCGAAGCTGCTCGGCGAGCCGGTGAACACGGCGGCGTGA
- a CDS encoding SbmA/BacA-like family transporter, translating to MLKAVEPNTVPAGPPSDWQVTKSFARLTGGFWRGGTAGRAWLWSLTLASAIILSVFANVTVNRWNGWFFDALEKKDGESALIAMAVFPVLVLIAAGLGVIILISRETFQVHWRAYVTAKLADGWIGERRFYRLGLSGYEPANPEYRIADDVRWATEPVVDFAIGLLSAVITAITFIGILWSIGGSLSVEAHGVPFEIPAYMVLAAIIYAVLVSGLITWVGRPLPRLIAARNEGEARLRFSLMRIRDHGETIALSRAETGERRAVAATYDTLVTRWLAMIRQRGRLTWITNGSGALVPVVPLLLAAPKYLSGEMSLGDVVQVAAAFVAVQNAFNWVLDNFMRIAEWLASARRVNELAVALGAIEAGAAESDIAVLASEDGGLRLDELTLTDRDGRTLLADVSTTVPAGATLHVAGELGHGKAALIQAVAGLWPWGRGAVALPDGARIAVLPQHLHLSEGSLRAALDPIGGHSDDEAAAALRHYGLFSLVSQIDLAHDWDKALTTGDRQRLALARAELARPDILVLDEATSGLETEAALELLSRLRLARPDAVMLLIGQSPGFAEAADHHLTMRRAGGVARIASSDMPRPATRAEAGGG from the coding sequence GTGCTGAAGGCCGTCGAACCGAACACCGTGCCTGCCGGCCCGCCATCCGACTGGCAGGTCACAAAAAGCTTCGCCCGTCTCACCGGCGGCTTCTGGCGCGGCGGCACCGCCGGCCGCGCCTGGCTCTGGTCGCTGACGCTGGCGAGCGCGATCATCCTCTCCGTCTTTGCCAACGTCACCGTCAACCGCTGGAACGGCTGGTTCTTCGACGCGCTTGAGAAGAAGGATGGCGAGAGCGCGCTGATCGCCATGGCCGTCTTCCCGGTGCTGGTGCTGATCGCGGCCGGCCTCGGCGTCATCATCCTGATCTCGCGCGAGACCTTCCAGGTCCATTGGCGCGCCTATGTCACCGCCAAGCTGGCCGATGGCTGGATCGGCGAGCGCCGCTTCTATCGCCTTGGCCTCTCTGGCTACGAGCCGGCCAATCCCGAATACCGCATCGCCGACGATGTCCGCTGGGCGACCGAGCCGGTGGTCGACTTCGCCATCGGCCTGCTTTCGGCGGTGATCACCGCGATCACCTTCATCGGCATTCTCTGGTCGATCGGCGGCTCGCTCAGCGTCGAGGCGCATGGCGTTCCCTTCGAGATCCCCGCCTATATGGTGCTGGCGGCGATCATCTACGCCGTACTGGTCTCCGGCCTGATCACCTGGGTCGGCCGGCCGCTGCCACGCCTGATCGCCGCCCGCAACGAGGGCGAGGCGCGGCTGCGATTCTCGCTGATGCGCATCCGGGACCATGGCGAGACGATCGCGCTGTCGCGGGCCGAGACCGGTGAGCGCCGCGCCGTCGCCGCGACCTACGATACTTTGGTGACCCGCTGGCTCGCCATGATCCGCCAGCGCGGCCGGCTGACCTGGATCACCAATGGCAGCGGGGCCTTGGTGCCGGTGGTGCCGCTGCTGCTGGCGGCGCCGAAATACCTCTCGGGCGAAATGTCGCTGGGCGATGTCGTCCAGGTCGCCGCCGCCTTCGTCGCCGTGCAGAACGCCTTCAACTGGGTGCTCGACAACTTCATGCGCATCGCCGAATGGCTGGCTTCAGCGCGGCGCGTCAATGAGCTCGCCGTCGCGCTCGGCGCGATCGAAGCCGGTGCGGCCGAGAGCGACATCGCCGTCCTCGCCAGCGAAGACGGGGGCTTGCGGCTAGACGAGCTGACCCTGACCGATCGCGACGGCCGCACCTTGCTCGCGGATGTCTCGACTACCGTGCCCGCCGGCGCGACGCTGCATGTCGCCGGCGAGCTCGGCCATGGCAAGGCTGCCCTGATCCAGGCGGTGGCGGGCCTCTGGCCCTGGGGGCGCGGCGCCGTGGCTCTGCCGGATGGCGCGCGCATCGCCGTGCTGCCGCAGCATCTGCATCTCTCCGAAGGCAGCCTGCGCGCCGCGCTCGACCCGATCGGCGGGCACAGCGACGACGAGGCCGCCGCCGCATTGCGGCATTACGGCCTCTTCAGCCTGGTGTCGCAGATCGATCTCGCGCACGACTGGGACAAGGCGCTGACCACTGGCGATCGCCAGCGTCTCGCTCTGGCACGCGCCGAATTGGCAAGGCCCGACATCCTCGTGCTCGACGAGGCGACGAGCGGGCTCGAAACCGAGGCGGCGCTCGAACTGCTCTCCCGGCTCAGGCTGGCGCGGCCTGATGCGGTGATGCTGCTGATCGGCCAGAGTCCCGGCTTCGCCGAGGCGGCCGATCATCACCTCACCATGCGCCGCGCCGGCGGCGTCGCCCGCATCGCCTCGTCCGACATGCCGCGCCCGGCCACACGGGCCGAAGCCGGCGGCGGCTGA
- a CDS encoding LysR family transcriptional regulator, giving the protein MNLRDLEAYVAVVETGSIIGASARLNLTQPGVTRRIQNLEDGLGAVLLDRQSKPLRPTRAGREAYEQGLRVLRSVADLKAGVAPEGQLRGEFRLGIMPYLSEAALAVPLDRLRAAFPQLTLRITMGWSPQLLEQTLRNELDATALCLADGLAPPDELACDDLGPQEVLLVAAPSLRVPRPADLAMLARYAWVMNANGCGFRASIRQQFEAAHLHFQVGVEALSADLRLSLVARGHGIGIVTPAALQDSPWRDAVDVIDAPDFRPRVRSWLLHRPPAGRLAQPIALFRQALLDGLRPGLGLLA; this is encoded by the coding sequence ATGAATCTGCGCGACCTGGAGGCTTATGTCGCGGTCGTCGAGACCGGCTCGATCATCGGCGCCTCGGCCAGGCTCAACCTGACCCAGCCCGGCGTCACCCGCCGAATCCAGAACCTCGAAGATGGCCTCGGCGCGGTGCTGCTCGATCGGCAATCCAAGCCTCTGCGGCCGACCCGTGCCGGGCGCGAGGCCTATGAGCAGGGCCTGCGCGTGTTGCGCTCGGTCGCCGACCTGAAGGCCGGCGTCGCGCCCGAAGGCCAGCTTCGCGGCGAATTCCGGCTCGGGATCATGCCCTATCTGTCGGAGGCCGCGCTGGCGGTGCCGCTCGACCGGCTGCGCGCCGCCTTTCCGCAACTGACCTTGCGCATCACCATGGGCTGGTCGCCGCAGCTGCTCGAACAGACCCTGCGCAACGAGCTCGATGCGACCGCGCTCTGTCTCGCCGACGGGCTCGCCCCACCGGATGAGCTGGCCTGCGACGATCTCGGCCCGCAGGAGGTGCTGCTGGTCGCGGCGCCGTCGCTGCGGGTGCCACGGCCTGCCGACCTTGCCATGCTGGCTCGCTATGCCTGGGTGATGAATGCCAATGGCTGCGGCTTCCGCGCCTCCATCCGGCAGCAATTCGAGGCCGCGCATCTCCACTTCCAGGTCGGCGTCGAGGCACTCAGCGCCGATCTGCGCCTGTCGCTGGTCGCGCGCGGCCACGGCATCGGCATCGTCACGCCGGCGGCTCTCCAGGACAGCCCGTGGCGCGACGCGGTCGACGTCATCGACGCGCCCGATTTCCGGCCGCGCGTGCGGTCCTGGCTGCTGCACCGGCCGCCGGCCGGCCGGCTGGCGCAGCCGATCGCGCTGTTCCGGCAGGCGCTGCTCGACGGGCTGCGCCCCGGGCTGGGCCTTCTCGCCTGA